From the Nitrospira sp. genome, the window CCTCTTCGCTCTGATACGCAAGGAATCTCACGTCTGATTCTGCTTGCACAACTCTTAGCGCTTCAAGTTTCTGTTTTGTGGACACGCACAATCGGCATTCCCCATCGTAGATCAGTAGGCGGACTTGCGTGGAGGACCGGCCAGGAATCTGTTCCTTGATCTCCATGGTGCAGCAGGTTAGCACTTTCAGACCGAACGCAACAAGGCAACCATTGCCGACGTTTTCCGCTACAGTCTATATAGCCAAGCCCTCAATTACTGATGGACATTGACGGTGGACTTTGCGATCATGGGGCATGAGATGCTCATCAGATTTGCGCCAACGGGTCGTGGATTTTGTCCGGAGTGGTGGCAGCAAGGCCGAGGCGGCTCGGCGATTCAAGGTGGGCGAGGCCAGCGTCTACCGCTGGCTCAAGCCCGGCGGCCTAGCATACAAGCGTCCCGGCCCACAACGACCCCACAAACTGGATTGGGACGCCTTGCGTCGTCATGTGGAAGTCCATCCCGATCGGACACAAGCGGAGCGAGCACGGCATTTCCAGGTGTCCCGGCATTGCATCTGGAACGCACTCCACAAACTGGCGTTGACCCATAAAAAAAAGGATCGGGTACCAGGAGCGCGATCCGCAGCAACGGAAACAATTCCTGCGCCTGCGCGAGCGGTTCTTTCGCCGTGGCAAACGACCCGTCCATATCGATGAATGCGGGTTTGCGTCGTCGACGGCGCGGCGGTATGGGTACGCACCGAAGGGTCACCGCGTGGACGGCCTGGTCTCCGGGCAGCGCCGGCCACGGACCTCGCTGATTGCGGCCCGTATGGATGGGCGATTCGAAGAACCACTGCTGTTTGAGGGGACGTGCGATACGGTGGTCTTCAACACCTGGCTCAAGACGAGGCTGTGCCCGCGTCTCAATGCCCAGCACCTCGTGATCATGGACAACGCGGCCTTTCACACATCGTCGGAGACGGCGGCGCTCATCGAGGCCACCGGCGCCACGCTGCTGTTCCTGCCGCCGTACTCTCCCGACTTTAACCCGATCGAACAGGACTTCGCTGCCCTCAAGAAACGCAGGGAATACCATGAAACCGCTACCCTCGATCAGATCGTGAAGGCCTATTCATAACTATGGGCTTAGCTATAGTCTTTAGATGAAACAAACCGCCTTGCTGAATCTGCTGATAGGCACCCTTGTCGTCGAGACGGGATTTTTCCTACTGGGCAACGACACATCCACAAGACCAGGTATGGCTTGGAGAATCGGCTTTTTCATTCTCGTGCCTCTGGCACTCGCGGTATTGATTTGGCTTTGCTTCCGATGGGCTGCCATGGCTTGTGTGTTCTACGCCACGATCGGATTGGCACTGGACATGGCGACAATCATTCAGATTCTGACAAAAGATTCCGAGGTGGGGGCATCCTTGATAGCCAACGTTGTCAGCGGGCTCTTCTACTTCCTCTTGATTGTATTCGGCGGACGGTCGTTTTTGGATGTGGGCCATGGGCCGACGCCTCGAGAATCCCGCCCTCCCAATCCTCCGTCCCCTTCTTGATGGGAAGC encodes:
- a CDS encoding IS630 transposase-related protein, which encodes MRCSSDLRQRVVDFVRSGGSKAEAARRFKVGEASVYRWLKPGGLAYKRPGPQRPHKLDWDALRRHVEVHPDRTQAERARHFQVSRHCIWNALHKLALTHKKKDRVPGARSAATETIPAPARAVLSPWQTTRPYR
- a CDS encoding IS630 family transposase, translated to MRERFFRRGKRPVHIDECGFASSTARRYGYAPKGHRVDGLVSGQRRPRTSLIAARMDGRFEEPLLFEGTCDTVVFNTWLKTRLCPRLNAQHLVIMDNAAFHTSSETAALIEATGATLLFLPPYSPDFNPIEQDFAALKKRREYHETATLDQIVKAYS